A window of the Brassica napus cultivar Da-Ae chromosome A2, Da-Ae, whole genome shotgun sequence genome harbors these coding sequences:
- the LOC106415394 gene encoding thioredoxin domain-containing protein 2-like, translating to MGNCAIKPKVLKDSDEDLVPVERDTTVHNKDSGEKSKNNAPNAADEEAAAARRSEKGKEILIEDDAEDGNSKRQSLSLLFHEDKAIVKELTGHSPAKPVINNNKGDVSSEVSKLDDVSAPATSNVIKAPETFDVQTRDDLHVKIPNESKVKTPETPKAKEAEEKEVNYSENWEVKFPEESEATKKSEAVKVVEDSKPPQVSKVSAPILSEVKVTKEKDVPEVLEDKSVSKVSEVHAPTELSEVKVTKEPEVHEVLEDNNVSKAYEVDAPPKLSEVKGTKESDVPKVLEDKNVSKDSEVPTPPELSEIKVTKESDVHEVLEDKNVSEVSKGKTDEVKAAESELLKVAEVQSSKDLEIKVPKVFEIKTPETSNVKVGSDVKTKVGFEVKTNQEASEVKTTKEKEVPEFLDAQKKIDRSEAQILEDIKLSEENMAVTGKAEEGEKGLSFEKKVKGITMSDLVT from the exons GACGAGGATCTCGTCCCGGTTGAGCGAGACACGACGGTTCACAACAAGGATTCGGGTGAAAAGAGCAAGAACAATGCTCCTAACGCGGCCGATGAAGAAGCCGCTGCGGCACGGCGGAGCGAGAAAGGAAAAGAGATTCTGATTGAAGATGATGCGGAGGATGGAAACAGCAAACGtcagtctctcagtctcttgtTTCATGAG GACAAGGCAATAGTTAAAGAACTAACGGGTCATTCTCCGGCAAAACCAGTGATTAACAACAACAAAGGTGATGTTTCTTCAGAGGTTTCAAAGCTTGATGATGTTTCTGCCCCGGCGACTTCTAATGTAATAAAAGCTCCAGAAACATTTGACGTTCAAACTCGAGATGACCTTCATGTCAAGATTCCAAATGAATCAAAGGTCAAGACTCCTGAGACGCCTAAAGCTAAAGAAGCTGAAGAGAAAGAAGTTAACTATTCAGAGAATTGGGAAGTTAAGTTTCCAGAGGAATCAGAAGCTACCAAAAAATCTGAAGCTGTCAAGGTTGTAGAAGACTCGAAACCTCCACAAGTTTCTAAAGTTTCTGCTCCTATATTATCTGAAGTGAAGGTTACAAAAGAGAAAGATGTCCCTGAGGTCTTGGAGGATAAGAGTGTTTCAAAAGTTAGTGAGGTTCATGCTCCTACTGAATTGTCTGAAGTGAAGGTTACTAAAGAGCCAGAGGTTCATGAGGTCTTGGAGGATAACAATGTTTCAAAAGCTTATGAAGTTGATGCTCCTCCTAAATTGTCTGAAGTGAAGGGTACAAAAGAGTCAGATGTTCCTAAGGTTTTAGAGGATAAGAATGTTTCAAAAGATTCTGAGGTTCCTACTCCTCCTGAACTATCTGAAATAAAGGTAACAAAAGAGTCAGATGTTCATGAGGTCTTGGAGGATAAAAATGTTTCAGAGGTTTCTAAAGGCAAGACTGATGAAGTTAAAGCCGCAGAGTCAGAACTTCTAAAAGTGGCAGAGGTTCAATCATCTAAAGATTTAGAGATTAAAGTTCCAAAAGTTTTTGAAATAAAGACTCCTGAGACATCAAACGTTAAGGTTGGATCAGATGTGAAGACTAAGGTTggatttgaagtcaagactaaTCAAGAAGCATCTGAAGTAAAGactacaaaagaaaaagaggttCCAGAGTTTCTAGACGCACAAAAGAAGATTGATAGATCTGAAGCACAGATTCTTGAGGACATCAAACTCTCGGAAGAGAATATGGCTGTGACGGGTAAAGCAGAGGAAGGAGAAAAAGGTTTGTCTTTTGAGAAGAAAGTCAAAGGGATTACAATGTCTGACTTAGTCACTTAG
- the LOC125588839 gene encoding uncharacterized protein LOC125588839, whose product MNLSKTLFLRLVAHHPPRPQHRPISSSQLAPRRAHHHEEESRGVKVSVWWDFENCHLPSGANVFRVAQSITAAVRINGIKGPITITAFGDVLQLSRTNQEALSATGINLAHVPQGGKNSTDRALITDLMCWVAQNPPPAHLFLISSDRDFSTVLHKLRMSNYNILLAGYEERSLGVLCSAASIMWDWKALVRGNNLTGKCFNQPPDGPYSSWYGHYKTPLLDPFAASTKQQELQESSLDTNHVPEEVVREIGLVLSLYPKGVAITELREQLKKRNVPLGEEFYGYKRFSRFLLSMPEILEVVPKGEGVFLVHACKNVEEMPHKVKQNVEDVKKESESQESSQESESQEIGLEHLQEKKQEGVVSEGKVVDDEDLESQTASSTSSESAKEVRADAEASKGQGLLRRLLKRFNLFGGGNKELSNEPAGGDVVDDVFAQDSFWKDVESFINSPRGFVVVSHSPSREALAKNLKEEGHSSLKQLDLSKTLELVSLLISDKKWIKENPSEALPFRVTRFTSCPSNPHASSALRSMFVSLSKSQPEEAESKNNGVSERSRSEVIADCHKLIKKITEESPGGYNMSNFKKDFLDEFKYRLDYQSLGYPKLQALIQMMPEARIESGYIVPSSTQAPYASDSSLDKEVGSVSKKEKGDETEREVLKILGCWDSVEDDEKTSGFGKDKLVDGILTSLREKPSCESRVQ is encoded by the exons ATGAACCTTTCCAAAACCCTATTCCTCCGCCTCGTCGCTCACCACCCGCCGCGTCCTCAGCATCGGCCGATCTCCTCATCTCAGCTCGCTCCGAGGCGTGCTCACCACCACGAGGAAGAGTCTCGGGGAGTTAAGGTTTCGGTGTGGTGGGACTTCGAGAACTGCCACTTGCCCAGTGGCGCTAACGTCTTCAGAGTGGCGCAGTCCATCACAGCCGCCGTTAGAATCAACGGGATCAAAGGACCAATCACGATCACCGCCTTCGGAGACGTGTTGCAGCTGTCGAGAACGAATCAGGAAGCTCTCTCGGCGACGGGAATCAACCTCGCTCATGTCCCTCAAG GTGGGAAGAACAGTACAGATAGAGCTCTCATTACTGATCTAATGTGTTGGGTTGCTCAGAACCCACCTCCTGCTCACCTCTTCCTCATCTCCAGCGACAGAGACTTCTCCACCGTCTTGCACAAGCTCAGGATGAGCAACTACAACATCTTGCTCGCTGGCTACGAAGAAAGATCGCTTGGAGTGTTGTGCAGCGCTGCTTCCATCATGTGGGACTGGAAGGCTTTAGTCAGAGGAAACAACTTAACCGGTAAATGCTTTAACCAGCCGCCTGATGGTCCTTATAGCTCTTGGTATGGTCACTATAAAACCCCTCTTCTTGACCCATTCGCCGCATCCACCAAGCAACAGGAGTTGCAGGAATCTAGTTTAGATACTAATCATGTACCGGAAGAAGTTGTTAGGGAGATTGGTTTGGTGTTGAGTTTGTATCCTAAAGGAGTGGCTATTACTGAACTGCGTGAGCAGCTGAAGAAGAGGAATGTGCCGTTGGGTGAAGAGTTTTATGGATATAAGAGGTTTTCGAGGTTTCTGTTGTCTATGCCGGAGATCTTGGAGGTTGTTCCAAAGGGAGAAGGTGTGTTTCTTGTTCATGCTTGTAAGAATGTGGAGGAGATGCCTCATAAGGTGAAACAGAATGTTGAAGATGTCAAAAAGGAATCTGAATCACAAGAGAGTTCTCAAGAATCTGAATCACAAGAGATAGGACTAGAGCATCTCCAAGAAAAGAAACAGGAAGGGGTTGTTAGTGAAGGGAAAGTGGTGGATGATGAGGACTTAGAATCTCAAACTGCATCTTCCACTTCTAGTGAATCTGCTAAGGAGGTGAGAGCAGACGCTGAAGCAAGCAAGGGTCAAGGGCTTTTAAGACGGCTGCTGAAGAGATTCAACTTGTTTGGTGGAGGAAACAAAGAGCTTAGCAATGAACCAGCAGGTGGAGATGTAGTAGATGACGTTTTTGCACAAGATTCTTTTTGGAAAGATGTTGAATCTTTCATCAATTCTCCAAGAGGCTTTGTCGTTGTATCTCACTCACCATCAAg AGAAGCGTTAGCTAAGAATCTTAAGGAGGAAGGACATTCATCTCTCAAGCAGCTGGATCTGTCCAAAACGCTTGAGTTAGTCTCTCTGTTGATATCAGATAAGAAATGGATCAAGGAGAATCCTTCTGAAGCTCTACCTTTCAGAGTAACTCGGTTCACCTCTTGTCCTAGCAATCCTCACGCCTCTAGTGCATTGAGATCCATGTTTGTGAGTTTGTCAAAGTCTCAGCCTGAAGAAGCAGAGTCCAAGAACAATGGTGTTAGCGAGAGATCAAGAAGCGAAGTGATTGCGGATTGTCATAAGCTGATAAAGAAGATAACAGAGGAAAGCCCCGGAGGCTACAACATGAGCAACTTCAAGAAAGACTTCTTGGATGAGTTCAAGTACCGTTTGGATTATCAGAGCCTCGGTTATCCGAAGCTGCAGGCGTTGATACAGATGATGCCTGAGGCGAGGATTGAATCAGGTTACATTGTTCCTTCATCAACACAGGCTCCGTATGCATCTGACTCATCATTAGACAAAGAAGTTGGTTCAGTTTCCAAGAAGGAGAAAGGGGATGAAACAGAGAGGGAAGTACTTAAAATCCTAGGTTGTTGGGACAGTGTTGAAGATGATGAGAAGACTAGTGGGTTTGGTAAAGATAAGCTTGTTGATGGAATATTGACAAGCTTGCGAGAGAAACCATCTTGTGAGTCTAGAGTTCAATAA
- the LOC125574942 gene encoding polyadenylate-binding protein 2-like isoform X1 — protein sequence MEEEEHEVYGGEIPEVGEMDGDMDMMTAADDDAAKELDEMKKRLKEIEDEAAALREMQAKVEKDMGPQDPATMAADQAGKEEVDARSVFVGNVRICLCFWLI from the exons ATGGAGGAAGAGGAGCACGAGGTATACGGCGGAGAAATCCCCGAGGTCGGAGAGATGGATGGAGACATGGACATGATGACTGCAGCTGATGACGATGCCGCtaag GAGTTGGATGAGATGAAGAAACGATTGAAAGAGATAGAGGACGAAGCTGCTGCTCTTCGCGAGATGCAGGCCAAGGTTGAGAAGGATATGGGTCCTCAAG ATCCTGCTACTATGGCAGCAGATCAAGCAGGCAAGGAGGAGGTCGATGCTCGATCTGTTTTCGTTGGCAATGTAAG AATATGCTTATGCTTTTGGTTGATTTGA
- the LOC125574942 gene encoding polyadenylate-binding protein 2-like isoform X3 → MEEEEHEVYGGEIPEVGEMDGDMDMMTAADDDAAKELDEMKKRLKEIEDEAAALREMQAKVEKDMGPQDPATMAADQAGKEEVDARSVFVGNVSICDETAR, encoded by the exons ATGGAGGAAGAGGAGCACGAGGTATACGGCGGAGAAATCCCCGAGGTCGGAGAGATGGATGGAGACATGGACATGATGACTGCAGCTGATGACGATGCCGCtaag GAGTTGGATGAGATGAAGAAACGATTGAAAGAGATAGAGGACGAAGCTGCTGCTCTTCGCGAGATGCAGGCCAAGGTTGAGAAGGATATGGGTCCTCAAG ATCCTGCTACTATGGCAGCAGATCAAGCAGGCAAGGAGGAGGTCGATGCTCGATCTGTTTTCGTTGGCAATGTAAGTATATGTGATGAGACTGCAAGATAG
- the LOC125574942 gene encoding polyadenylate-binding protein 2-like isoform X2, translated as MEEEEHEVYGGEIPEVGEMDGDMDMMTAADDDAAKELDEMKKRLKEIEDEAAALREMQAKVEKDMGPQDPATMAADQAGKEEVDARSVFVGNVSICLCFWLI; from the exons ATGGAGGAAGAGGAGCACGAGGTATACGGCGGAGAAATCCCCGAGGTCGGAGAGATGGATGGAGACATGGACATGATGACTGCAGCTGATGACGATGCCGCtaag GAGTTGGATGAGATGAAGAAACGATTGAAAGAGATAGAGGACGAAGCTGCTGCTCTTCGCGAGATGCAGGCCAAGGTTGAGAAGGATATGGGTCCTCAAG ATCCTGCTACTATGGCAGCAGATCAAGCAGGCAAGGAGGAGGTCGATGCTCGATCTGTTTTCGTTGGCAATGTAAGTATAT GCTTATGCTTTTGGTTGATTTGA